A window of Pirellulales bacterium contains these coding sequences:
- a CDS encoding pilus assembly protein N-terminal domain-containing protein: MLTLQLTRPRAVRMALFTALAAGALVRAAVAQSPLEDAAHGPDAQLARQPLVVNLQNASERLEMTVNTSRILTLDQKIPKAQVNNPEVLEITPLSPNQVQVLAKKPGVTQVNLWDENDGIHTVDVIVFGDAQELQMVLQTQFPKSTLRVIPLSNSVIVSGYVDRPDIVNRVIQIAEDYHPKVINNIAVGGVQQVLLHVKVMEVSRTKLRTLGVDFAEINANDFVVSGISGVLNGFSAATQTVKTTGGETLTLGVVNGGNSFFGFLEALRENNLLKVMAEPNLVTISGRPSSFNVGGEFPILVPQSLGTVSIQYKKYGTQLDFVPIVLGNGRIRLEVRPRVSEIDNTRSVVINEIAIPGLRVREVETGVEMRAGQTLAIAGLVQLRTEGRSRGLPYLADLPYVGAMFRRNSSTTNEIELLIMVTPELVDAMEPHQVPPGGPGYDTCAPSDCELYWKGMIEVPCCADGRCGHCAHCLNGDASSGMGVPITSPGYGPGSVEGMMTPGEMTPTPMTAPETVPPSAPMPTDPSTEGPMASAPRRGAAPARRYVGNLPVNPNAPPAPAPALQVPRMTVPDSASAAPLPTAAPLPPQPGAMATRPPVVAERPNYYPAIPRQNRPAPQSPTSAAPATSGGALPAAPEPPKFIGPIGYDFE, translated from the coding sequence CCCCGGGCCGTGCGCATGGCCCTATTCACGGCACTGGCCGCGGGCGCGCTCGTTCGCGCCGCGGTTGCACAATCGCCGCTGGAAGATGCGGCCCATGGCCCCGACGCACAGCTCGCACGGCAGCCGCTGGTCGTGAACCTGCAGAATGCCAGCGAACGGCTCGAGATGACGGTCAATACCAGCCGCATCCTGACGCTCGATCAGAAGATCCCGAAGGCCCAGGTGAACAACCCGGAGGTCCTCGAGATCACGCCGCTGTCGCCCAACCAGGTGCAGGTCCTGGCCAAGAAGCCCGGCGTGACGCAGGTCAATCTCTGGGACGAGAACGACGGCATTCACACGGTCGACGTGATCGTGTTCGGCGACGCGCAAGAGCTGCAAATGGTGCTGCAAACACAGTTCCCCAAGAGCACGCTGCGCGTGATTCCTCTGTCGAACAGCGTGATTGTCTCCGGCTACGTCGATCGCCCTGACATCGTCAACCGCGTCATTCAGATCGCCGAGGATTATCACCCGAAGGTGATCAACAACATCGCCGTCGGCGGGGTGCAACAGGTCTTGCTGCACGTCAAGGTGATGGAAGTCTCTCGCACCAAGCTGCGCACCTTGGGTGTGGATTTCGCCGAGATCAACGCGAACGACTTCGTCGTGTCGGGCATCAGCGGCGTGCTCAACGGCTTCTCCGCAGCGACGCAAACCGTCAAGACAACCGGCGGCGAGACGCTCACCTTGGGCGTCGTCAACGGCGGCAACTCGTTCTTCGGGTTCCTCGAGGCCTTGCGCGAAAACAACTTGCTCAAGGTCATGGCCGAGCCCAACCTGGTGACGATCAGCGGCCGGCCTTCGTCGTTCAACGTCGGCGGCGAATTCCCGATCCTGGTACCGCAGAGCCTGGGTACGGTCTCGATTCAATACAAGAAATACGGCACGCAGTTGGACTTCGTGCCGATCGTGCTGGGCAACGGCCGCATCCGACTCGAGGTGCGCCCGCGCGTGAGCGAAATCGACAATACCCGCAGCGTGGTGATCAACGAAATCGCCATCCCGGGTCTGCGTGTCCGCGAAGTCGAGACGGGCGTCGAGATGCGGGCCGGGCAAACCCTGGCCATTGCCGGCTTGGTGCAGTTGCGTACCGAAGGCCGCAGCCGCGGGTTGCCTTATCTGGCGGACCTCCCCTATGTCGGGGCCATGTTTCGCCGCAACAGCTCGACGACGAACGAAATCGAGTTGCTGATCATGGTCACGCCCGAACTGGTCGACGCGATGGAGCCGCACCAGGTTCCGCCCGGCGGCCCCGGCTATGACACCTGCGCCCCGAGCGATTGCGAGCTGTACTGGAAGGGCATGATCGAAGTGCCGTGTTGTGCCGATGGCCGTTGTGGCCACTGTGCCCATTGCCTCAACGGCGATGCCAGCAGCGGCATGGGCGTGCCGATTACCTCTCCGGGCTACGGGCCGGGCAGCGTCGAAGGGATGATGACGCCGGGCGAAATGACGCCGACCCCGATGACGGCGCCAGAAACCGTGCCGCCGAGCGCCCCGATGCCGACGGATCCCTCGACCGAAGGTCCGATGGCCTCAGCGCCGCGGCGTGGTGCGGCGCCGGCACGTCGCTATGTGGGGAATCTGCCCGTCAACCCGAACGCTCCGCCGGCACCCGCGCCCGCGTTGCAAGTCCCGCGGATGACGGTCCCGGATAGTGCGTCGGCCGCACCGCTGCCCACCGCTGCGCCGCTGCCACCGCAACCGGGAGCCATGGCGACGCGGCCGCCGGTTGTGGCGGAACGTCCGAACTATTATCCCGCGATCCCCCGTCAAAATCGTCCGGCGCCGCAAAGTCCGACCTCGGCGGCGCCCGCCACTA